The genomic window ACACGTGGTCCAGTAGTATCGTCGATCTCCTTAAACTTCAAATGCTTAGGATTGCTAGTGATATCTTTAGTATCGCCTAATGCTGAAAAATTCTTTTTCAACTTGATCAATCCAGCTGTTTGTAATAATTCCAATCCTCTGGAAGTATTAGCAGGATTATTAGCGATGGCAATAGTTGATCCATCTTTTATCTCATCCAACTTCTTGAATTTCTTAGAATAGATTCCCATTGGTTCCAAATAAGTTGTCCCCAGTGCTGCTAATTTACCATTTGGATTTTCGCGGTTATATGCTTGGTAATACGCCCATGATTGAAAGGCATTTACATCAACTTGGCCCTCAGTAGTAGCTTTGTTTAACTGTGTTCCATCAGTGATTTCTTTGACTTGGATCTTTAATCCGGCATCTTTTGCTTGTTTGCTTTTAGCAATGTGTTCCCAGATCTGAAGATCTGAGCCTTGGGAGCCGACAGTGATTGGACCATCGGCGCTCTTATTTCCACATCCTGCTAAAACTACTAACAACAGGCTGGCTAATATACCAACTAATACCTTTCTATATTTTCTCATCGTTACCCTCCTAATTTATTTAAGACCCCTTATTCAAGTTGGTCTTAAATAATTTCTTTGTAGATACATGGAATCGCCTTCTTTGGTCTTTTTTAGTTATTTTGGTTGGTCGGTTCACTTTGGTTCAGTCTGGTTTATTTTGTTTATGAATTTGACTCAAGTTTTTTTTAAAAAGGAATCGCGGACTCCCATTCGGTCGTTCGCGCAACCATCGCTAAGCGGCAAAGCCGCAAAACGATGGCGAAATAAAAAAATCGTCCCTATTCAGGACGATTTTTTTATTCCTGAATAGGGACGACTCAACGTGGTACCACCCTAATTCATATTTTGCTTGCACAAAATACCTCAACGACACTTACATGTCCGGGATGATATCGCATCCTTGCGTACCTTTGGCTTTCACCTCAGTAAGACTCCAAGCTCATGTTCAAATTATCGTTCATTCCGTCCTTTCACTGTCTAACGGTCGCTTCTAATTACTTAATAATTCTACTCTTCTCTTCAACGTCTAATGAAATTAGATTTGCTTTAATTGATATGAATAAGATAGTACCGACGTTTATTTTTGTCAATGGATTTTCTGAAAAAAGTTTTCATGAAACTGATCAAACACTGATATCAATGGCAATTTTACGTTTCAAAAAAATTGTTATTATGCGTATTTATTGATTTATAACACACTCACAATATCACGAAATTTTGATCCAGAAAACAAAAAACCACTAATTTGAAAATACAAATTAGTGGTTTTCTCATTAATCTTTAAAATAGTATCTAGTCAATTCAAGAGCAGTCTTGCTCATTAATTCTTTTCCGTATTCGGATAATACTGCAGCAGTAACTTTTGTCCGATAGCTATATTCACTCAATAGCGCTAAGACATCGTTGTAAGTCATATCATGCATCTCGTCAGTAAACAATACCAGTTGGAGATAGTATGAACCCTTATATTCCCATAAGTTAGAAATTCCACTCTCTAAGCGAAGGATCTTCGCCAATTGAATGTAGTCCTCGAAGTTCTTGAATTCCACAATAATGGTCTTTGTTGGGGTATCTGGATCATTCAAATAAGGCGCAGTGTCTGCGTCGTACTCTTCATGACCAAGCTCGTTAGAACCAATTGGAGCGATTTGCTCGTCATTAGCACCAACTTGCTCATTGTCCAATGGCAATGAACCGTCAACATCTTCATCATTTGTTTTACTGATAAGCAATTCTAAACCAGCCTTGTTGGGCATGATTTGGAAAGTAACCGGTTCATTATTAGAAAAAGTATGATTCTTATCAACTTCATCTAAAATGCTATAGAAAAATGATTCAATTTGTTTCTTATT from Companilactobacillus sp. includes these protein-coding regions:
- a CDS encoding MetQ/NlpA family ABC transporter substrate-binding protein encodes the protein MRKYRKVLVGILASLLLVVLAGCGNKSADGPITVGSQGSDLQIWEHIAKSKQAKDAGLKIQVKEITDGTQLNKATTEGQVDVNAFQSWAYYQAYNRENPNGKLAALGTTYLEPMGIYSKKFKKLDEIKDGSTIAIANNPANTSRGLELLQTAGLIKLKKNFSALGDTKDITSNPKHLKFKEIDDTTGPRVLNDVDVVLISNTVALDGGLHVLTDSLFHEKLDQSTKDNVNILATAAKNKNNKNYKKLVKLYHNKDIQAWIKKKYYGTKIEVNKPLSYFDN
- a CDS encoding adaptor protein MecA — its product is MEMDHINENTIRVILSTQDLQDRGVTVLDLLGNKKQIESFFYSILDEVDKNHTFSNNEPVTFQIMPNKAGLELLISKTNDEDVDGSLPLDNEQVGANDEQIAPIGSNELGHEEYDADTAPYLNDPDTPTKTIIVEFKNFEDYIQLAKILRLESGISNLWEYKGSYYLQLVLFTDEMHDMTYNDVLALLSEYSYRTKVTAAVLSEYGKELMSKTALELTRYYFKD